One window from the genome of Amphiprion ocellaris isolate individual 3 ecotype Okinawa chromosome 23, ASM2253959v1, whole genome shotgun sequence encodes:
- the LOC118470365 gene encoding uncharacterized protein LOC118470365 gives MTAAVNATTSVPSTTEAAPPSVYLRATLEKLFVPEFTNRSSEEFRRLEATVIRFCDGIYVTRFGSRFIRTVLIRFSQAPGNGSTSNTTAEVRLDFNSSVPSAQLPTSDDVARVLVDAVSNPNSTLNVSILPDSVQVTGSKLTGATTATARMTAAVNATTSVPSTTEAAPPSVYLRATLDEVFVPEFTNRSSEEFRRLEATVIRFCDGIYVTRFGSHFIRTVLIRFSQAPGNGSTSNTTAEVRLDFNSSVPSAQLPTSDDVARVLVDAVSNPNSTLNVSILPDSVQVTGSKLTGATTATARMTAAVNATTSVPSTTEAAPPSVYLRATLDEVFVPEFTNRSSEEFRRLEATVIRFCDGIYVTRFGSHFIRTVLIRFSQAPGNGSTSNTTAEVRLDFNSSVPSAQLPTSDDVARVLVDAVSNPNSTLNVSILPDSVQVTGSKLTGATTATARMTAAVNATTSVPSTTEAAPPSVYLRATLEKLFVPEFTNRSSEEFRRLEATVIRFCDGIYVTRFGSRFIRTVLIRFSQAPGNSSTSNTTAEVRLDFNSSVPSAQLPTSDDVARVLVDAVSNPNSTLNVSILPDSVQVTGSKLTGATTATARMTAEVNATTSVPSTTEAAPLSVYLRATLDEVFVPEFTNRSSEEFRSLEATVIRFCDGIYVTRFGSRFIRTVLIRFSQAPGNGSTSNTTAEVRLDFNSSVPSAQLPTSDDVARVLVDAVSNPNSTLNVSILPDSVQVTGSKLTGATTATARMTAAVNATTSVPSTTEAAPPSVYLRATLDEVFVPEFTNRSSEEFRSLEATVIRFCDGIYVTRFGSRFIRTVLIRFSQAPGNGSTSNTTAEVRLDFNSSVPSAQLPTSDDVARVLVDAVSNPNSTLNVSILPDSVQVTGSKLTGATTATARMTAAVNATTSVPSTTEAAPPSVYLRATLEKLFVPEFTNRSSEEFRRLEATVIRFCDGIYVTRFGSRFIRTVLIRFSQAPGNGSTSNTTAEVRLDFNSSVPSAQLPTSDDVARVLVDAVSNPNSTLNVSILPDSVQVTGSTIPGPTTTTHISTTNGRTTSDGSTSGVATTTFLSTTGGTTTTAAGSTATAGSTTTSRTTTTAGSTTSASTVISGTTAAVTTTTISTTTEVPTPVVVLGATLEEPFVEEYNDRNSEPFRRLEAVVVRACNSIYFAQYDFLFIRAFVIRFRSVARFTITNVTAVEVGLEFNRSATPAELPTSAAILQTFVRAVSTPNTFNLSVQTNTVQVLQSNIANLTTTSPAVNTTTTATSAATIASSAATTATSAATTASSAATTASSAATTATSAATTASNAATTAFNAATTASSAATTASSAATTATSAATTASSAATTASNAATTAFNAATTASSAATTASSAATTASSAATTAFNAATTASSAATTASSAATTASSAATTASSAATTASSAAATTPTTEALVTRQLSFRSVGETFTTDLLNSSSEAFTRRASLLTSTLTPFYQAEFPSFRSCIVDSFSNGSIINNATLRFASMSVPNNTAIRNVLISAASNVTAFNIDTSSIFVENTEVSGGVSHKMSLATASCLVLLSWLLSCQQ, from the exons ATGACAGCAGCAGTCAATGCAACAACAAGCGTTCCCTCCACTACCGAGGCTGCTCCACCGTCCGTGTATCTGCGagcaacactggaaaaattGTTTGTGCCAGAATTCACAAATAGAAGCAGTGAAGAATTCAGGAGGCTTGAGGCCACAGTCATACGATTC TGCGACGGCATCTACGTGACTCGATTTGGCTCCCGCTTCATCCGCACTGTCCTCATAAGGTTTAG CCAAGCTCCAGGCAACGGCAGCACAAGCAATACTACAGCAGAGGTGAGGCTTGACTTCAACAGCTCTGTGCCATCCGCACAACTTCCAACTTCTGATGACGTGGCACGAGTCTTGGTGGACGCTGTCTCCAATCCCAACAGTACCCTCAATGTCAGCATTCTACCGGACTCTGTCCAAGTGACTG GATCTAAATTGACTggagcaacaacagcaactgcCAGAATGACAGCAGCAGTCAATGCAACAACAAGCGTTCCCTCCACTACCGAGGCTGCTCCACCGTCCGTGTATCTGCGAGCAACACTGGATGAAGTGTTTGTGCCAGAATTCACAAATAGAAGCAGTGAAGAATTCAGGAGGCTTGAGGCCACAGTCATACGATTC TGCGACGGCATCTACGTGACTCGATTTGGCTCCCACTTCATCCGCACTGTCCTCATAAGGTTTAG CCAAGCTCCAGGCAACGGCAGCACAAGCAATACTACAGCAGAGGTGAGGCTTGACTTCAACAGCTCTGTGCCATCCGCACAACTTCCAACTTCTGATGACGTGGCACGAGTCTTGGTGGACGCTGTCTCCAATCCCAACAGTACCCTCAATGTCAGCATTCTACCGGACTCTGTCCAAGTGACTG GATCTAAATTGACTggagcaacaacagcaactgcCAGAATGACAGCAGCAGTCAATGCAACAACAAGCGTTCCCTCCACTACCGAGGCTGCTCCACCGTCCGTGTATCTGCGAGCAACACTGGATGAAGTGTTTGTGCCAGAATTCACAAATAGAAGCAGTGAAGAATTCAGGAGGCTTGAGGCCACAGTCATACGATTC TGCGACGGCATCTACGTGACTCGATTTGGCTCCCACTTCATCCGCACTGTCCTCATAAGGTTTAG CCAAGCTCCAGGCAACGGCAGCACAAGCAATACTACAGCAGAGGTGAGGCTTGACTTCAACAGCTCTGTGCCATCCGCACAACTTCCAACTTCTGATGACGTGGCACGAGTCTTGGTGGACGCTGTCTCCAATCCCAACAGTACCCTCAATGTCAGCATTCTACCGGACTCCGTCCAAGTGACTG GATCTAAATTGACTggagcaacaacagcaactgcCAGAATGACAGCAGCAGTCAATGCAACAACAAGCGTTCCCTCCACTACCGAGGCTGCTCCACCGTCCGTGTATCTGCGAGCAACACTAGAAAAATTGTTTGTGCCAGAATTCACAAATAGAAGCAGTGAAGAATTCAGGAGGCTTGAGGCCACAGTCATACGATTC TGCGACGGCATCTACGTGACTCGATTTGGCTCCCGCTTCATCCGCACTGTCCTCATAAGGTTTAG CCAAGCTCCAGGCAACAGCAGCACAAGCAATACTACAGCAGAGGTGAGGCTTGACTTCAACAGCTCTGTGCCATCTGCACAACTTCCAACTTCTGATGACGTGGCACGAGTCTTGGTGGACGCTGTCTCCAATCCCAACAGTACCCTCAATGTCAGCATTCTACCGGACTCCGTCCAAGTGACTG GATCTAAATTGACTggagcaacaacagcaactgcCAGAATGACAGCAGAAGTCAATGCAACAACAAGCGTTCCCTCCACTACCGAGGCTGCTCCATTGTCCGTGTATCTGCGAGCAACACTGGATGAAGTGTTTGTGCCAGAATTCACAAATAGAAGCAGTGAAGAATTCAGGAGTCTTGAGGCCACAGTCATACGATTC TGCGACGGCATCTACGTGACTCGATTTGGCTCCCGCTTCATCCGCACTGTCCTCATAAGGTTTAG CCAAGCTCCAGGCAACGGCAGCACAAGCAATACTACAGCAGAGGTGAGGCTTGACTTCAACAGCTCTGTGCCATCCGCACAACTTCCAACTTCTGATGACGTGGCACGAGTCTTGGTGGACGCTGTCTCCAATCCCAACAGTACCCTCAATGTCAGCATTCTACCGGACTCCGTCCAAGTGACTG GATCTAAATTGACTggagcaacaacagcaactgcCAGAATGACAGCAGCAGTCAATGCAACAACAAGCGTTCCCTCCACTACCGAGGCTGCTCCACCGTCCGTGTATCTGCGAGCAACACTGGATGAAGTGTTTGTGCCAGAATTCACAAATAGAAGCAGTGAAGAATTCAGGAGTCTTGAGGCCACAGTCATACGATTC TGCGACGGCATCTACGTGACTCGATTTGGCTCCCGCTTCATCCGCACTGTCCTCATAAGGTTTAG CCAAGCTCCAGGCAACGGCAGCACAAGCAATACTACAGCAGAGGTGAGGCTTGACTTCAACAGTTCTGTGCCATCCGCACAACTTCCAACTTCTGATGACGTGGCACGAGTCTTGGTGGACGCTGTCTCCAATCCCAACAGTACCCTCAATGTCAGCATTCTACCGGACTCTGTCCAAGTGACTG GATCTAAATTGACTggagcaacaacagcaactgcCAGAATGACAGCAGCAGTCAATGCAACAACAAGCGTTCCCTCCACTACCGAGGCTGCTCCACCGTCCGTGTATCTGCGagcaacactggaaaaattGTTTGTGCCAGAATTCACAAATAGAAGCAGTGAAGAATTCAGGAGGCTTGAGGCCACAGTCATACGATTC TGCGACGGCATCTACGTGACTCGATTTGGCTCCCGCTTCATCCGCACTGTCCTCATAAGGTTTAG CCAAGCTCCAGGCAATGGCAGCACAAGCAATACTACAGCAGAGGTGAGGCTTGACTTCAACAGCTCTGTGCCATCCGCACAACTTCCAACTTCTGATGACGTGGCACGAGTCTTGGTGGACGCTGTCTCCAATCCCAACAGTACCCTCAATGTCAGCATTCTACCGGACTCCGTCCAAGTGACTG GATCTACAATACCGGGACCAACAACAACCACTCACATATCTACAACAAATGGAAGGACAACATCTGATGGGTCAACAAGTGGAGTAGCTACAACAACATTTTTATCAACAACAGGCGGAACAACTACAACAGCAGCTGGATCAACAGCAACTGCTGGATCAACAACAACAAgtagaacaacaacaactgctggaTCAACAACAAGTGCATCAACCGTAATTAGTGGAACCACAGCAGCAGTCACTACAACAACTATTTCTACTACCACTGAGGTTCCCACACCAGTTGTGGTTCTTGGAGCAACTTTAGAAGAACCATTTGTAGAAGAATATAATGATAGAAACAGCGAACCATTTAGAAGGCTTGAGGCAGTTGTCGTACGAGCA TGCAATTCCATCTATTTTGCCCAATATGACTTCCTGTTCATTCGTGCTTTTGTCATACGCTTTAG GTCAGTTGCACGCTTCACTATAACAAATGTTACTGCAGTTGAGGTGGGACTTGAGTTCAATAGATCTGCGACACCTGCAGAACTTCCAACATCTGCCGCTATTTTACAAACCTTTGTCCGTGCTGTTTCTACTCCTAATACCTTCAACCTCAGTGTTCAGACCAACACCGTCCAAGTACTTC AATCAAATATAGCAAATTTAACTACTACATCCCCCGCTGTAAATACTACGACCACAGCCACCAGTGCTGCAACCATAGCCTCCAGTGCTGCAACCACAGCCACCAGTGCTGCAACCACAGCCTCCAGTGCTGCAACCACAGCCTCCAGTGCTGCAACCACAGCCACCAGTGCTGCAACCACAGCCTCCAATGCTGCAACCACAGCCTTCAATGCTGCAACCACAGCCTCCAGTGCTGCAACCACAGCCTCCAGTGCTGCAACCACAGCCACCAGTGCTGCAACCACAGCCTCCAGTGCTGCAACCACAGCCTCCAATGCTGCAACCACAGCCTTCAATGCTGCAACCACAGCCTCCAGTGCTGCAACCACAGCCTCCAGTGCTGCAACCACAGCCTCCAGTGCTGCAACCACAGCCTTCAATGCTGCAACCACAGCCTCCAGTGCTGCAACCACAGCCTCCAGTGCTGCAACCACAGCCTCCAGTGCTGCAACCACAGCCTCCAGTGCTGCAACCAcagcctccagtgctgctgctaCAACTCCAACTACTGAGGCATTAGTCACAAGGCAGCTGAGCTTCAGATCTGTTGGAGAGACATTTACAACTGATTTGCTGAATTCGTCATCTGAAGCATTTACACGTCGAGCCTCACTGTTAACATCAACA cttaCACCTTTCTACCAGGCAGAATTTCCTTCATTCCGCTCATGTATCGTGGATTCATTCAG TAATGGATCAATCATCAACAACGCAACCCTCAGATTTGCATCTATGTCTGTTCCTAATAACACGGCGATCAGAAACGTTTTGATCAGCGCAGCTTCAAATGTCACAGCCTTCAACATCGACACCAGCTCCATTTTTGTGGAAAACACAG AAGTGTCAGGTGGAGTAAGCCACAAGATGAGCCTGGCCACTGCATCCTGCTTGGTGCTGCTGTCGTGGCTGCTGTCATGCCAGCAGTAG